From Flavobacterium sp. 102, a single genomic window includes:
- a CDS encoding LytTR family DNA-binding domain-containing protein, producing MSHTYIIIDDNQDDVTKTQAIAERFRNLSFVASANNYDEGVNLILEHQPHLVFLEIDPSDKKSNLSLSLINELYRYLSVVPKIIITTAKKDLAYDALKYEVVDYLLKPLDINDFRKAILKFDRAIKSDLPHMEVKNPAATFEVLDETLTEELETAETDVEVKTIPATVENPILVQKEQSLIICVKSYGDYRYIDSNDILYFEADNNSTDIHLNNGEMITAFKTLKHFETVLPQTQFLRIHNSYIINVEQVSRIHTGNTVCYIKNSTTKLPFSKSYKDNVDLIITRIAGGNYLEI from the coding sequence ATGAGCCACACTTATATAATTATTGATGACAATCAGGACGATGTCACGAAAACTCAGGCAATAGCTGAGCGCTTTCGTAACTTGTCATTTGTCGCATCAGCCAATAATTATGACGAAGGCGTAAATCTTATCTTAGAACACCAACCCCATTTAGTTTTTCTCGAAATTGATCCTTCTGATAAAAAGAGTAATCTTTCTTTGTCATTGATTAATGAATTGTATCGTTATCTAAGTGTTGTTCCTAAAATCATCATCACTACAGCCAAAAAAGATTTAGCTTACGACGCCTTGAAATATGAAGTAGTTGATTACTTACTAAAGCCTTTAGACATCAATGATTTTAGAAAAGCAATACTCAAATTTGACCGCGCCATCAAGTCCGATTTGCCACACATGGAAGTCAAAAATCCGGCAGCGACTTTTGAAGTTTTGGATGAAACCCTAACCGAAGAGTTAGAAACAGCAGAGACAGACGTTGAAGTAAAAACAATTCCGGCAACGGTTGAAAATCCGATTCTAGTTCAAAAAGAACAATCATTGATAATTTGTGTCAAATCCTATGGTGATTACCGATATATTGATTCAAATGATATTCTATATTTTGAAGCCGATAACAACTCCACCGATATTCACTTGAATAATGGCGAAATGATTACGGCCTTCAAAACCTTAAAGCATTTTGAAACCGTTTTACCACAAACACAATTCCTTCGCATACACAACAGTTACATTATTAATGTAGAGCAAGTTTCGAGAATTCATACCGGAAATACAGTTTGTTATATTAAAAATTCTACCACTAAATTACCATTCTCCAAATCCTATAAAGACAATGTCGATTTAATCATCACCCGAATCGCCGGCGGAAATTATTTGGAGATATAG
- a CDS encoding response regulator yields MEVTVLMIDDHPPIIEGYKSILSYNPYGYILEIQTAFSCESAYHLISTTKTPFDVVMIDYTMPPFIEKNIHCGADLVPIIRQYLPETKIMMLTSHSESLLLLKVLKEGNPEGLLVKSDILADEFLVAFDTIVKGESYFSSTIISLKQELKESDKVLDSYNRQIIMLLSQGIQTKNLPDYLNLSKSAIDKRKVIIKEFFDIEKGTDEDILREARKQGFI; encoded by the coding sequence ATGGAAGTAACTGTATTAATGATTGACGATCATCCTCCGATTATTGAAGGCTATAAATCGATATTATCATATAATCCTTATGGTTATATTTTAGAGATACAAACTGCATTTAGCTGTGAATCTGCTTATCATTTAATCTCAACTACCAAAACACCTTTTGATGTAGTGATGATAGATTACACCATGCCACCATTTATCGAGAAAAATATTCATTGTGGTGCTGATCTGGTTCCGATAATCAGACAATATTTACCGGAAACCAAAATCATGATGCTAACTTCACATTCGGAATCACTATTATTACTTAAAGTTTTAAAAGAAGGCAATCCTGAAGGGCTTTTGGTGAAAAGTGATATTTTGGCCGATGAATTTTTGGTTGCTTTTGACACCATTGTAAAAGGTGAAAGTTATTTCAGCAGTACCATTATTAGTCTCAAGCAAGAATTAAAAGAATCAGACAAAGTGCTGGACAGCTATAACAGACAAATAATTATGTTATTGTCTCAAGGCATACAAACAAAAAATCTTCCCGACTATTTAAACCTATCCAAAAGTGCCATTGACAAAAGAAAAGTAATCATCAAAGAGTTTTTTGACATTGAAAAAGGCACAGACGAAGACATTCTAAGAGAAGCTAGAAAACAAGGTTTTATTTAA
- a CDS encoding tetratricopeptide repeat-containing sensor histidine kinase, whose amino-acid sequence MNKRAVFLLILLVIFIGCNSNLADKKTTATNDSIQKYLDLAGNDTLDFEKRIKYNDKALGFLDLERNDSLTREYLSKINYLYLKANNFKSFEKVIKLYSNKVFEKKDSLGIARYHKYKGHFYHLTKVKDSAFYNYSKADKIYQFMNNKYEIALINLNKSLIQNDINDYLGAELSAKKAYNYFKENKLYKHEFKSLVLIGNINQSIGENVLAIKCYKDAMFLIDKFDDKKNSCPKGSCLNNIGNVYREQNNFKAAIFYFKLALKEKNLFEKDPELLGFISNNLGYCYLKTNQLQIPTLFEKSKKIFDSLELKDESAICDINLSEYFSKKGNSLKANLHAESALKLAKESKASYYYLIALSHAGSINPKKAPIYIKEYHRINDSILFAERTSRNQYYKIQLETDEITQQKDTAVKHRTFVIIVAIFLLFISILVFIIARQRLKQKELRIKQTEQNTNEEIYQLMLTQESKEEEARQIEKKRIGLELHDGVMNKLVSTRLNLSILSISRDEATVKKCLDYIKDIQNIEKEIRNVAHNLNQEVFSGTNSFNKLLNSYIKDLNRASNTIFKIETDSYIDWNAISNSKKMNLYRIIQEASHNILKHAKAKNAIINIVKVGANINLSITDDGIGLNHSSSKNGIGLQNMKYRIKLLKGKFKISSKTNSGTTINITIPKRD is encoded by the coding sequence ATGAACAAAAGAGCTGTCTTTTTATTAATACTTCTTGTTATATTCATCGGTTGCAACTCCAACTTAGCCGATAAAAAAACTACCGCTACCAATGACTCTATCCAAAAATACCTTGACTTAGCCGGAAATGACACTTTGGATTTTGAAAAAAGGATAAAGTACAATGATAAAGCGCTTGGTTTTTTGGATTTGGAGAGGAACGATAGTTTGACTAGGGAGTATTTGAGTAAAATCAATTATTTATATTTAAAAGCAAATAATTTTAAAAGTTTCGAAAAAGTAATAAAATTATACAGCAACAAAGTTTTTGAAAAAAAAGATAGTTTAGGAATTGCAAGATATCATAAGTATAAAGGACATTTTTATCATTTAACAAAAGTTAAAGACTCTGCTTTTTATAATTATTCAAAAGCAGATAAGATTTATCAATTTATGAACAATAAATATGAGATTGCCTTAATTAATCTTAACAAATCACTTATCCAAAACGACATAAATGACTATTTAGGCGCAGAACTTTCGGCTAAAAAGGCTTATAACTATTTTAAAGAAAATAAACTTTACAAGCATGAATTTAAAAGTTTAGTTTTAATTGGTAACATAAATCAATCAATAGGAGAAAATGTGCTTGCTATAAAATGTTATAAAGACGCGATGTTTTTAATTGACAAATTTGATGACAAAAAAAATAGCTGCCCAAAAGGATCTTGTTTGAATAACATTGGTAATGTTTATAGAGAACAAAATAATTTCAAAGCAGCAATTTTTTATTTCAAATTAGCACTTAAAGAAAAGAACTTGTTTGAAAAAGATCCAGAATTATTAGGATTTATATCAAATAACCTAGGCTATTGTTATTTAAAAACAAATCAATTACAAATTCCAACTTTATTTGAAAAATCAAAAAAAATATTTGATAGTTTAGAATTAAAAGATGAAAGTGCTATATGCGACATTAATTTATCAGAATATTTTTCTAAAAAGGGCAATTCCCTAAAAGCTAATTTACATGCTGAATCAGCGTTGAAATTAGCTAAAGAATCAAAAGCGTCTTATTATTATCTAATCGCCTTAAGTCATGCCGGCAGTATAAACCCAAAGAAAGCTCCAATATACATTAAAGAATACCACCGGATTAATGACAGTATCCTTTTTGCAGAAAGGACTTCTAGAAATCAATATTATAAAATCCAGTTAGAAACAGACGAGATAACACAACAAAAAGACACTGCTGTTAAACATAGAACTTTTGTGATTATAGTCGCCATTTTTCTTCTTTTTATTTCCATTTTGGTTTTCATCATTGCTCGCCAAAGATTAAAACAAAAAGAGCTTCGCATAAAGCAAACAGAACAAAACACGAATGAGGAAATATACCAACTTATGTTAACACAAGAAAGCAAGGAGGAAGAAGCTCGACAAATAGAGAAAAAACGTATTGGGCTTGAGTTGCATGATGGAGTTATGAATAAACTGGTCAGCACCAGACTCAATCTTTCTATATTATCTATTAGTCGTGACGAGGCTACTGTTAAAAAATGTTTGGACTATATCAAGGATATTCAAAATATTGAAAAAGAAATTCGGAATGTTGCACATAATCTAAATCAGGAAGTTTTTTCAGGCACTAATAGTTTCAATAAATTATTGAATAGCTATATAAAAGACCTCAATAGGGCTAGCAATACAATCTTTAAAATAGAAACTGATTCTTACATTGATTGGAACGCTATATCTAATAGCAAGAAAATGAATTTGTATCGAATTATCCAAGAAGCTAGTCACAATATTCTCAAACATGCAAAAGCAAAAAATGCAATAATAAATATTGTAAAGGTTGGCGCAAATATTAATCTTTCAATTACAGATGACGGTATAGGATTAAATCATTCTTCATCAAAAAATGGAATCGGTTTACAAAACATGAAATACCGAATTAAACTCTTAAAAGGCAAATTCAAGATTAGTTCTAAAACCAATTCAGGAACTACAATCAATATCACAATCCCCAAAAGAGACTAA
- a CDS encoding sensor histidine kinase: MKKNFPFFFILCLLISCSKNEQKKPVNKTDSDSTAIYIRLANVNEISVDKKKLYFEKAFEKAITQSNDSITRNHLLDISIGFLKTGNSEELKKSSTTLINNSIKSQDTLNLAQGYRYLAGYYRITAVNDSAFIYFSKAEKLFKSLNDKNNEGAVLSSKSVIQYNVGDFVGSDRSLTRAYSLLKDTNQNDKLYVIFTMMGIVANETKDYEKAIKYYTKTLEIIKENNLTDNYQEATCLNNIGYVYQNKGDYKEAIKNYTKALKDKTIIDNDPELYSLLTDNLAYCKFKLNDYEGLPNLFYTSLKVREQIDAKTLIVLSKIHLSEYYFVTKQNQLSQKFATEALIQAKSTGISRDFLAALKQASVVDNVNSSKYSKDYIRINDSIQDVERLSQEKFARLALETDEIIQENEGLAESNRNLLYVFVVSFILVVLLFVVRAQRARTRELLYKQAQQKANEDIYNLMMSQQAIIDESRNKEKKRLAQDLHDGVLGRMFGLRLNLDSLNSSTEEDAVQKRFELLNELKTIEQDIREISHDLNREKQVLINNFVSIVHNLLEEQKTSFEVNVNYTIDENVIWDKVSNAIKINLYRILQEGLQNINKYANAKNILVEIKGNEENVYLKIQDDGIGFDVNKKSKGIGMQNMISRTHDCKGIIDIASKKGNGTKIVITIPIETKQPIIVEQE, from the coding sequence TTGAAAAAAAATTTCCCTTTTTTCTTTATTCTTTGTTTATTAATAAGCTGTTCAAAAAATGAACAAAAAAAACCTGTTAACAAAACTGACTCAGACAGTACTGCTATTTATATTAGATTGGCTAATGTAAATGAAATTTCTGTAGACAAAAAAAAACTTTATTTTGAAAAAGCTTTTGAAAAAGCTATAACACAATCAAATGACTCAATAACTCGAAATCATTTACTTGATATTTCTATCGGATTCCTAAAAACAGGCAACTCTGAAGAGTTAAAAAAATCCTCCACTACATTAATTAATAATTCAATTAAAAGTCAAGATACCTTAAATTTAGCACAAGGATATAGATATCTTGCCGGCTATTACAGGATAACAGCTGTAAATGACAGTGCTTTCATTTATTTTTCTAAAGCTGAAAAATTATTTAAATCTTTAAACGATAAAAACAATGAAGGAGCCGTATTAAGCTCAAAAAGCGTCATTCAATATAATGTTGGAGACTTTGTTGGATCTGACCGCTCATTGACACGAGCATACTCATTATTAAAAGACACTAATCAAAATGATAAATTATATGTCATTTTTACCATGATGGGAATAGTGGCTAATGAAACTAAAGATTATGAAAAGGCAATTAAATATTATACAAAAACCTTAGAAATAATCAAAGAAAATAATTTAACTGATAATTATCAAGAAGCAACTTGTCTAAACAATATAGGATATGTTTATCAAAACAAAGGCGACTATAAAGAGGCTATAAAGAATTATACTAAAGCATTAAAAGACAAGACAATCATTGATAACGACCCAGAGCTATATAGTTTATTAACTGACAACTTGGCCTATTGTAAGTTTAAATTAAATGATTATGAGGGATTACCAAATTTATTTTATACTTCTTTAAAAGTTAGAGAACAAATTGATGCAAAAACCCTAATTGTGCTAAGCAAAATACATCTTTCTGAATACTATTTTGTTACAAAGCAAAATCAACTATCACAAAAATTTGCAACTGAAGCATTAATTCAGGCAAAAAGCACCGGAATTTCAAGAGACTTTTTAGCAGCATTAAAACAGGCTTCAGTTGTAGACAATGTAAATTCTTCCAAATACTCCAAAGATTATATTAGAATAAATGATAGTATTCAGGATGTAGAAAGATTATCCCAAGAAAAGTTTGCTCGTTTAGCGTTAGAAACCGACGAAATCATCCAAGAAAACGAAGGTCTGGCAGAAAGCAACAGAAACCTGCTTTATGTTTTTGTAGTTTCTTTTATTTTAGTAGTATTATTATTTGTCGTAAGAGCTCAAAGAGCCAGAACTCGAGAGTTATTATACAAACAAGCCCAGCAAAAAGCGAACGAAGACATTTATAACCTGATGATGTCGCAACAAGCCATTATTGATGAAAGTCGAAATAAAGAGAAAAAACGCTTGGCTCAAGATTTACATGATGGTGTTTTAGGCAGAATGTTTGGTTTGCGCTTAAACTTAGACAGCTTAAATTCAAGCACCGAAGAGGATGCGGTACAAAAACGTTTTGAATTGTTAAATGAACTCAAAACCATCGAACAAGACATTCGCGAAATATCCCACGACTTAAATAGAGAAAAACAAGTTTTAATTAATAACTTTGTTTCTATCGTTCATAATTTATTAGAAGAACAAAAAACTTCCTTTGAAGTCAATGTCAATTATACTATTGATGAAAATGTGATCTGGGATAAAGTAAGCAATGCTATCAAAATCAACTTATACCGTATCCTACAGGAAGGCTTGCAAAACATTAATAAGTACGCCAACGCTAAAAACATCTTGGTAGAGATAAAAGGCAATGAAGAAAATGTATATTTGAAAATCCAAGACGACGGAATTGGATTCGATGTCAACAAGAAAAGCAAAGGAATCGGCATGCAAAATATGATTTCCAGGACACATGATTGCAAAGGAATTATCGACATTGCTTCTAAAAAAGGCAACGGAACTAAAATTGTAATAACCATACCAATAGAAACAAAACAACCTATAATTGTAGAACAAGAATGA
- a CDS encoding response regulator yields the protein MKSPIQILIVDDHPFIIEAYKNAINKYGQKGFEFVVTQASNCKTGYENIVDSAKKFDIAFFDISMPEYAEKGIYSGEDLAMLMKTEMPECKVILLTMHTELLKINNIIKNINPSGLIIKNDLTFDELLFAFDKIINDESYYSQTVIKLVGQAQYNNIELDVFDKQILFHLSKGVKTKDLPTYIPLSLSAIEKRKLNIREILEVAGGTDVDLIREAKNKGVI from the coding sequence ATGAAAAGCCCTATCCAAATTTTAATCGTTGATGACCATCCCTTTATTATTGAAGCCTACAAAAATGCAATTAATAAATATGGCCAAAAAGGCTTTGAATTTGTAGTAACACAAGCCAGCAACTGCAAAACAGGCTATGAAAACATCGTAGATTCGGCTAAAAAATTCGACATCGCTTTTTTTGACATCAGTATGCCCGAATATGCTGAGAAAGGAATCTATTCCGGAGAAGACTTAGCCATGTTAATGAAAACCGAAATGCCGGAATGCAAAGTCATTCTTTTGACCATGCATACCGAGTTACTTAAAATTAACAATATCATCAAAAACATCAACCCAAGTGGTTTAATCATCAAAAACGATTTAACCTTTGATGAATTGCTATTTGCCTTTGACAAAATCATCAATGACGAAAGTTATTACAGCCAAACCGTGATAAAATTAGTAGGTCAAGCCCAATACAACAACATTGAATTAGATGTTTTCGACAAACAAATTCTATTTCACTTATCAAAAGGCGTTAAGACTAAAGATTTGCCAACCTACATACCGCTTTCTCTGAGTGCTATCGAAAAAAGAAAACTAAATATTCGTGAAATACTTGAAGTTGCAGGCGGAACTGATGTAGATTTAATCAGAGAAGCCAAGAATAAAGGTGTCATTTAA
- the thiL gene encoding thiamine-phosphate kinase: MLEDKIPQRTSLSQLGEFGLIDHLTKNFDVKQPSTLKSIGDDAAVLDFKDKKAVVSTDLLIEGVHFDLSYMPLRHLGYKAVVVNVSDICAMNAKPTQITVSVAVSNRFPLEALEELFDGIALAAKFYNVDVIGGDTTSSQKGLIISITAIGEANAEDIIYRNGAKDGDLLVVTGDLGSAYMGLQVLEREKQVFQVNPNNQPDLDAYTYLIERQLRPEARHDIRDLLQKLEVKPTSMIDISDGLSSEIIHICKQSKVGCNLYEEKIPVDPQFINVCEEFNIDSTTVAINGGEDYELLFTIALDDFDKIKANPNFTVIGHLTQESEGIHLITRANTKIPLKARGWDAMDS; encoded by the coding sequence ATGTTAGAAGATAAAATTCCGCAACGCACTTCACTATCCCAATTAGGCGAATTTGGGTTAATTGACCATTTGACCAAAAATTTTGATGTAAAACAACCCTCGACTTTGAAAAGCATAGGAGATGACGCTGCTGTTTTGGATTTTAAGGATAAAAAGGCCGTCGTTTCAACCGATTTGCTGATTGAAGGAGTTCATTTTGATTTGTCTTATATGCCTTTACGTCATTTGGGTTATAAAGCTGTTGTGGTGAATGTTTCCGACATCTGTGCTATGAATGCTAAACCAACACAGATAACGGTTTCCGTTGCAGTTTCTAATCGTTTTCCATTGGAAGCATTGGAAGAACTGTTTGACGGTATTGCTTTAGCGGCGAAGTTCTATAATGTGGATGTTATTGGTGGTGATACTACTTCTTCACAAAAGGGATTGATTATTTCGATTACGGCTATTGGAGAAGCGAATGCAGAAGATATTATTTACAGAAACGGAGCAAAAGATGGCGATTTGTTAGTGGTAACCGGTGATTTAGGTTCGGCTTATATGGGATTGCAGGTTTTGGAGCGCGAGAAGCAAGTATTTCAGGTGAATCCGAACAACCAGCCCGATTTGGATGCTTATACTTATTTAATTGAACGCCAATTAAGACCTGAAGCCCGTCATGATATCAGAGATTTATTGCAAAAACTGGAAGTGAAACCGACTTCAATGATTGATATATCGGATGGTTTGTCTTCTGAGATTATTCATATTTGCAAGCAAAGTAAAGTCGGCTGTAATTTATACGAAGAAAAGATTCCGGTAGATCCACAGTTTATCAATGTTTGCGAAGAATTCAACATTGATTCAACAACCGTAGCTATCAATGGTGGCGAAGATTATGAATTGTTGTTTACCATAGCTTTAGATGATTTTGATAAAATAAAAGCCAATCCGAATTTTACCGTTATTGGACATTTAACACAGGAAAGCGAAGGCATACACTTAATCACAAGAGCTAACACTAAAATCCCTTTGAAGGCTCGTGGGTGGGACGCTATGGATTCATAA
- a CDS encoding DinB family protein, producing the protein METMNTSSILSKEQLLRHWQGHRFVTRRVIEAFPEKEFFEFSVGGMRPFSGLASELLSIAVPALKAIISRDSQPYTEEGFVLTTKAEYLQKWDEATEEINRLWLQIPEEDFEKTFNLFGQYEFPIYQNIFYFIDNEIHHRGQGYVYLRALGIEPPFFWERW; encoded by the coding sequence ATGGAAACTATGAACACCTCATCAATCTTATCAAAAGAACAGTTATTACGCCACTGGCAAGGCCATCGTTTTGTAACACGCCGCGTTATCGAAGCTTTTCCTGAAAAAGAATTTTTTGAATTTTCTGTTGGCGGTATGCGTCCTTTTTCGGGCTTGGCTTCTGAGTTACTTTCGATTGCCGTTCCGGCTTTGAAAGCCATTATTTCAAGAGATAGTCAACCTTACACCGAAGAAGGATTTGTATTAACCACCAAAGCGGAATATTTGCAAAAATGGGACGAAGCCACCGAAGAAATCAACCGCCTTTGGTTACAAATCCCCGAAGAAGATTTCGAAAAAACGTTCAATTTGTTCGGGCAATATGAATTCCCTATTTACCAAAACATTTTTTATTTTATCGATAACGAAATTCACCACCGCGGACAAGGTTATGTCTACTTAAGAGCTTTAGGCATTGAGCCACCGTTCTTTTGGGAACGTTGGTAA
- a CDS encoding YafY family protein, giving the protein MLDDSPKRFDRIIAILIQLQSKKVVKAQELAERFEVSLRTIYRDIRTLESSGVPIYGEAGIGYSLVDGYRLPPVMFTREEASSFIASEKLMQKFIDKELGQHYQSAMFKIKSVMQSSDKDWVSNIESKILIQPPNGDLFNENVPNAMAILFKSIADKTQVVLNYQSIEAENASLRTIEPVGIFHDNNSWYVLGFCHLRNDYRQFRVDRMEGIKKTEISFTKEHDALETFLDKEKESPTTTVRLLVDKKISKYLSYEKNYHGFVSQKNVGDSVEMTFLSRDLENGFARWFLMYADYAEIIEPLSLKDRVVELMNIYRQRLQKKAPTNRG; this is encoded by the coding sequence ATGTTAGATGATTCCCCCAAACGGTTTGACCGTATTATCGCCATTCTAATTCAATTACAATCGAAAAAGGTTGTAAAGGCTCAGGAATTAGCGGAACGTTTTGAAGTGAGTTTGCGTACCATTTACCGTGACATTCGAACGTTAGAATCCTCAGGAGTGCCTATATATGGCGAAGCCGGAATTGGATATTCATTGGTTGACGGCTATCGTTTACCACCGGTTATGTTTACCCGCGAAGAAGCCAGCAGTTTTATTGCTTCCGAAAAGCTAATGCAAAAATTTATTGATAAGGAATTGGGACAGCATTACCAATCGGCTATGTTTAAAATTAAATCAGTGATGCAAAGTTCGGATAAAGATTGGGTTTCGAACATCGAATCAAAAATACTGATTCAACCGCCGAACGGCGATTTATTCAACGAGAATGTTCCTAATGCCATGGCAATCCTTTTTAAAAGTATAGCCGATAAAACACAAGTTGTTTTAAACTATCAGTCCATAGAAGCCGAAAATGCTTCCTTGCGAACTATTGAGCCTGTTGGAATTTTTCACGACAATAACAGTTGGTATGTTTTGGGGTTTTGTCATTTGAGAAATGATTATCGTCAGTTTCGTGTCGATCGAATGGAAGGAATTAAAAAAACCGAAATTTCATTTACTAAAGAGCATGATGCTTTAGAAACTTTTTTGGATAAAGAAAAGGAATCGCCAACAACAACTGTCCGACTTTTAGTTGATAAAAAAATCAGCAAATACCTTTCTTATGAAAAAAACTACCACGGATTTGTTTCGCAAAAAAATGTAGGCGATTCAGTAGAGATGACTTTTTTGTCCCGGGATTTAGAAAATGGTTTTGCCCGTTGGTTTTTAATGTATGCCGATTATGCCGAAATAATTGAGCCATTATCATTGAAAGACCGAGTTGTAGAATTAATGAATATTTATCGCCAACGATTGCAAAAAAAAGCCCCGACTAATCGAGGCTAA